Proteins found in one Methanospirillum hungatei JF-1 genomic segment:
- a CDS encoding DUF169 domain-containing protein gives MQDTIRTRFDYAEASKILKETLNLDGSPVAFKFCKTAEDIPEGMPHISETVRHCQMVGMARKEGKIFYATLENHSCMGGSWALGLRELTPSLKSGEFYYKLGKFESWPACKRTIDRVPHVESLTTHATLYAPLEKTPFDPTIVLIVAKPKAMLKLAQSHLYRLGGRITSNFSGIQSVCSDACAQVYLSGTPNYSLGCDGSRKFSGIEDGEMVMGIPIEMVPEIVASLKIVTGAAGSS, from the coding sequence ATGCAGGACACAATCCGAACCAGATTTGATTACGCGGAGGCTTCGAAAATTTTAAAAGAGACTCTGAATCTTGACGGGTCTCCTGTCGCATTCAAATTCTGTAAGACAGCAGAAGACATTCCTGAGGGGATGCCTCATATCTCTGAAACGGTCCGTCATTGTCAGATGGTAGGGATGGCGAGGAAAGAAGGGAAGATCTTTTATGCGACCCTTGAAAATCACTCCTGTATGGGTGGGTCCTGGGCTCTTGGACTCAGGGAACTGACACCAAGTCTGAAATCCGGTGAATTTTACTACAAACTGGGAAAATTTGAATCATGGCCTGCCTGTAAAAGGACCATTGATCGCGTCCCCCATGTGGAATCGCTGACCACGCATGCTACCTTATATGCTCCCCTGGAGAAAACGCCCTTTGATCCGACCATTGTTCTGATTGTTGCAAAACCAAAAGCGATGTTAAAACTTGCTCAAAGCCACCTCTACCGTCTTGGTGGTCGAATCACATCAAACTTCTCCGGAATACAGTCCGTTTGTTCTGATGCCTGTGCGCAGGTGTATCTTTCCGGCACTCCGAATTATTCCCTTGGATGTGACGGGTCCAGAAAATTCTCCGGAATCGAGGATGGAGAAATGGTAATGGGCATTCCTATTGAGATGGTCCCGGAAATTGTCGCCTCTTTGAAGATCGTTACCGGAGCAGCAGGATCTTCATAA
- a CDS encoding NAD(+)/NADH kinase, whose protein sequence is MNILIVNRYGDPDVEEFSYELEKLLHHHGHHTSIYKENLLGEAPPLFSGEHPPDLVIVIGGDGTILLTTQRMPVQVPIIGINYGEVGFLADIEPEEMSTFVSHLTEPLPLEARMRIELRINGQHIGTALNEALIVTDRPAKMLKFLIHINGNVAERFRADGLIISTPTGSTAYAMSAGGPIVDPRVEGFLMVPLAPFMLSNRPHLIDSSRTVSITLEATKPAKLVIDGQTEIHLETSSTIELSKSPSPALFIDAGQNFFEKINRKLRHL, encoded by the coding sequence ATGAATATTCTTATTGTTAACCGCTATGGCGATCCGGACGTTGAGGAATTCTCCTATGAGCTCGAGAAATTGTTGCACCATCACGGGCATCACACATCAATATATAAAGAAAACCTGCTTGGAGAGGCCCCGCCACTCTTTTCCGGAGAGCATCCACCTGACCTTGTTATTGTAATCGGAGGAGACGGTACAATACTGCTTACGACTCAGCGAATGCCGGTTCAGGTGCCGATTATTGGAATCAATTATGGAGAAGTCGGATTCCTGGCAGACATTGAACCAGAAGAGATGAGCACGTTTGTCTCTCACCTTACAGAGCCGCTCCCATTAGAAGCGCGGATGCGGATTGAACTTCGGATAAACGGGCAACATATCGGGACGGCACTGAATGAAGCATTGATTGTAACAGATCGGCCGGCAAAAATGCTAAAGTTCCTCATCCATATCAATGGAAACGTAGCAGAGCGGTTCAGAGCGGACGGATTGATAATCAGTACTCCGACTGGTTCTACGGCATATGCCATGAGTGCAGGTGGCCCTATTGTAGACCCCCGGGTTGAGGGATTTCTCATGGTCCCCCTTGCCCCGTTTATGCTCTCAAACCGTCCACATCTTATTGACTCTTCAAGAACGGTATCAATAACCCTTGAGGCGACAAAGCCTGCAAAACTTGTCATCGATGGACAGACTGAGATACACCTGGAGACCAGCAGCACTATAGAACTCTCAAAAAGTCCAAGTCCTGCCTTATTTATCGACGCAGGGCAGAATTTTTTTGAAAAGATAAACCGAAAACTTCGTCATCTGTAA
- a CDS encoding bifunctional fructose-bisphosphatase/inositol-phosphate phosphatase, translating to MDFYEASYTIFTAIRSAITPLIGTPEAAVNTGNGADGTPTKYIDKIAEDIAVSVIKKEQLCRLLISEEAGKVVIGGDTGTIFLDPVDGTYNALMNIPFFAVSLAYVKDGVLKEGFVGNLSNGDIFTAKRGEGSWLNGVPLHVSDVSELQASAMSVYGKHFQYDRVIHLIRKIRRFRQFGASALELSYVGAGKIDGFVDLRRTLRATDAAAGILILEEAGGIVSDRDGNPLTLPDEVSIGNCLVGTNASLHKKVIEYLR from the coding sequence ATGGATTTTTATGAAGCTAGTTACACCATATTCACCGCAATACGATCAGCCATTACTCCTCTTATCGGAACTCCAGAGGCCGCAGTAAATACCGGAAACGGGGCCGACGGCACCCCTACGAAATATATAGATAAAATCGCAGAGGATATTGCCGTATCCGTCATTAAGAAGGAACAATTATGCCGTCTTCTCATCAGTGAAGAGGCCGGGAAAGTTGTTATCGGCGGAGATACCGGAACAATCTTTCTTGATCCGGTAGACGGAACCTATAACGCCCTTATGAATATCCCGTTTTTTGCAGTATCACTGGCATATGTGAAAGATGGAGTCCTGAAGGAAGGTTTTGTTGGCAACCTCTCCAACGGTGATATTTTCACCGCGAAAAGAGGTGAAGGATCCTGGTTGAACGGTGTTCCCCTTCATGTCTCTGATGTATCTGAATTACAGGCCAGTGCAATGAGTGTATATGGCAAGCATTTCCAATATGATCGGGTAATCCATCTTATACGAAAGATAAGGAGGTTCCGGCAGTTTGGTGCTTCAGCCCTGGAACTCTCCTATGTGGGCGCAGGGAAGATCGATGGTTTTGTTGATCTTCGAAGGACACTCAGGGCAACAGACGCCGCTGCGGGTATCCTGATACTTGAGGAAGCCGGCGGGATTGTAAGTGACCGGGATGGGAACCCTCTTACCCTTCCTGATGAGGTAAGTATCGGCAACTGTCTTGTCGGGACAAATGCCTCTCTTCATAAAAAAGTGATTGAATATCTTCGGTGA
- a CDS encoding translation initiation factor IF-5A — protein MKEQTEVGKLKEGKYLLVDDEPCKILSISVSKPGKHGAAKARLDVVGIFDGVKRSIVQPVSAKVYAPIVERRNAQVISIAGNVVQMMDLESFENFEVTVTDDVKDRIEAGKETMYIYSMEKRKIDFL, from the coding sequence ATGAAAGAGCAGACTGAAGTTGGTAAGCTGAAAGAAGGAAAATATCTGTTAGTTGATGATGAACCGTGTAAGATCCTGTCAATATCTGTATCCAAACCTGGGAAACATGGTGCTGCGAAGGCTCGTCTTGATGTCGTCGGTATTTTTGATGGTGTCAAGCGATCAATTGTTCAGCCGGTATCAGCAAAGGTATATGCGCCTATTGTTGAGAGAAGAAATGCCCAGGTAATTTCTATTGCCGGGAATGTTGTTCAGATGATGGACCTTGAAAGCTTTGAAAATTTTGAGGTTACAGTTACTGATGACGTGAAAGACAGGATCGAGGCAGGAAAAGAGACGATGTATATCTACTCCATGGAAAAGAGAAAAATAGATTTCTTATAA
- a CDS encoding Mrp/NBP35 family ATP-binding protein — MSDAKKPTPESCDNNCSSCPSGATCPTAAGKLPPKADIDVRHVILVLSGKGGVGKSTVAVNLAYALSNHGKQVGLLDLDIHGPNIPKMLGIEDHKLLADQNKIVPVKVTGSLQVVSMAFLLPEKHAPVIWRGAMKAGAIKQFLEDTAWGSLDYLVVDLPPGTGDEALTIAQLAPNVRGAVIVTTPQEVSTLDSTKAITFVEQLGLNVIGVIENMSGFVCPHCGEAVDLFGKGGGERIAQDHNVPFLGSLPLDPEVRKAGDEGRPFIIRQKDSPTWKAVDTVMEHLVSIVEKQI; from the coding sequence ATGTCTGATGCAAAAAAACCAACCCCTGAATCCTGTGACAATAACTGCTCATCCTGTCCATCAGGCGCTACTTGCCCGACAGCAGCCGGAAAATTACCGCCAAAAGCTGACATTGATGTGAGACACGTAATACTGGTTTTATCAGGCAAGGGTGGAGTCGGAAAATCCACGGTTGCCGTAAATCTTGCTTATGCCCTCTCGAATCATGGAAAGCAGGTAGGTCTTTTGGATCTTGATATACATGGCCCGAATATCCCTAAAATGCTTGGTATAGAAGATCATAAACTTCTCGCAGACCAGAATAAAATCGTCCCGGTAAAAGTAACCGGCTCATTACAAGTTGTTTCAATGGCTTTCCTGCTTCCTGAAAAACATGCCCCGGTCATCTGGCGTGGCGCCATGAAAGCAGGAGCAATTAAGCAGTTCCTTGAGGACACCGCCTGGGGTTCTTTAGACTATCTTGTTGTTGACCTCCCGCCGGGAACTGGAGATGAAGCATTAACTATCGCACAACTTGCTCCGAATGTTCGTGGTGCAGTTATAGTCACAACTCCTCAGGAGGTATCCACCCTGGATTCAACCAAAGCTATCACTTTTGTGGAACAGCTTGGACTGAATGTTATTGGTGTTATTGAAAATATGAGCGGATTTGTTTGTCCGCATTGTGGAGAAGCAGTTGATCTTTTCGGCAAAGGGGGAGGCGAGCGGATTGCACAGGATCATAATGTCCCATTCCTTGGAAGCCTTCCTCTTGATCCTGAAGTGAGAAAGGCCGGTGACGAAGGAAGACCATTCATTATCAGACAAAAGGATTCTCCGACCTGGAAAGCGGTAGATACCGTCATGGAACACCTGGTCAGCATTGTTGAAAAACAGATATGA
- a CDS encoding MBL fold metallo-hydrolase, translating to MSQDRNEFFVIRIPDTGSLLDAVRIIAASGLTITRCHFNRSLDPVTAFFSVSGDEWACTRGAQALLDDGYLQTTVTYPKSVQFTVIVPEIPGTLHRILTILDTYNAEISSLSFDNRGKYPDALHIMLRVLNPDKTEELIRTIEAEYPVKIEGYDCGDSCDDGSLFYVRYAARVSEILDGVENPHILELLHQFSHVAQQLTEYGKEYQDVLEQILLNGKRLKETTGDGFYADVQKIALADTLTLYCFQLPGGGSIFVIDAPDERIMIDTGYGIYHEDVLRMFAAYGLGGKDDFTRIILTHGDTDHCGAAGFFNAPVYTHEGTWDIIKTNNRAWGATTQDLVLEQVYTVMINLFARMTPPEEVTLLPGPGVVKRGEFPVLSTFNAGGYNFEILEGHGGHQHGLIYILCKEAGVLFTSDTILNLKHLSPERSAYNNFAVYLVTTVNVDPDLVKSERKALAKLALELDQELQESGKRLLYCCGHGPVSVMENGELTPVTEPATYRH from the coding sequence ATGTCCCAGGATCGCAATGAATTCTTTGTCATCAGGATTCCGGATACCGGATCTCTTCTTGATGCGGTCCGTATTATTGCTGCATCAGGACTTACCATAACCAGGTGCCATTTCAATCGTTCGCTGGATCCGGTTACCGCATTTTTTTCCGTATCAGGTGATGAATGGGCCTGTACCCGTGGTGCGCAGGCTTTGCTGGATGATGGATATCTGCAGACTACCGTGACCTATCCAAAAAGTGTTCAGTTTACTGTTATCGTTCCTGAAATTCCCGGGACTTTGCACAGAATTCTTACTATCCTGGATACATATAATGCAGAAATTAGTTCTCTCTCATTTGATAACCGTGGCAAATATCCGGATGCCCTACATATCATGCTCAGGGTCTTAAATCCTGATAAAACTGAAGAGTTAATCAGAACGATTGAAGCTGAATATCCGGTAAAGATTGAAGGGTATGACTGTGGAGACAGTTGCGATGATGGAAGCCTGTTTTATGTCAGATATGCGGCACGGGTCAGTGAAATCCTCGATGGCGTAGAAAACCCGCATATTCTTGAATTGTTACACCAGTTTAGTCATGTCGCTCAACAACTGACCGAATATGGGAAAGAATACCAGGATGTGCTTGAACAAATTCTGCTAAACGGAAAACGCCTGAAGGAAACAACCGGGGATGGTTTTTACGCAGATGTTCAAAAGATTGCCCTTGCGGACACGCTGACACTCTATTGTTTCCAGCTTCCGGGCGGAGGCTCTATCTTTGTCATCGATGCACCGGATGAACGAATCATGATTGACACCGGATATGGTATTTATCATGAGGATGTTCTCCGCATGTTTGCTGCCTATGGCCTTGGCGGAAAAGATGACTTTACCCGGATAATTCTAACCCATGGGGATACTGATCATTGTGGTGCTGCCGGATTTTTTAATGCCCCGGTGTATACCCATGAGGGGACCTGGGATATCATAAAAACCAATAATCGTGCATGGGGAGCCACAACACAGGATTTGGTCCTTGAACAGGTATATACAGTGATGATAAATCTGTTTGCACGGATGACGCCTCCGGAGGAAGTGACTCTTTTACCCGGTCCAGGGGTTGTAAAGCGGGGTGAATTTCCAGTTCTTTCAACCTTCAATGCTGGCGGGTACAACTTTGAGATACTAGAGGGGCATGGGGGACATCAGCATGGTCTGATATATATCCTCTGCAAGGAAGCCGGAGTCTTATTTACTTCGGACACCATCCTCAACCTGAAACACCTGAGTCCTGAACGAAGTGCGTACAATAATTTCGCAGTATATCTGGTCACGACGGTGAATGTGGATCCGGATCTTGTAAAAAGTGAACGAAAAGCATTGGCAAAGCTGGCACTGGAACTTGATCAGGAGCTTCAGGAAAGCGGAAAACGCCTTCTGTACTGTTGTGGACACGGGCCTGTTTCAGTGATGGAGAACGGTGAACTGACCCCGGTGACCGAGCCGGCTACCTACCGTCACTGA
- the hxlB gene encoding 6-phospho-3-hexuloisomerase — protein sequence MNQHRVQDMMQLMASRINAIADHISDEEVSHFIKELLDAKRIYVMGAGRSGLVAKAFAMRLMHLGMMSYVVGETITPALQTGDLIVVLSGSGKTRTIVEIVQTAKEIGGRISLITSNPDSPIGKISDTKVIIENYRDSIPDESKEYDTRQMLGEHRSFAPLGTLFETAAMTFCDAVISRLMEITQTDESELKDRHANIE from the coding sequence ATGAATCAGCACCGTGTGCAGGATATGATGCAACTGATGGCGTCACGGATAAATGCCATCGCAGATCATATCTCTGATGAAGAGGTTTCTCATTTTATTAAAGAACTCCTGGATGCCAAACGCATTTATGTGATGGGTGCAGGTCGTTCTGGTCTTGTTGCAAAGGCATTTGCCATGAGGCTCATGCACCTTGGGATGATGAGCTATGTGGTAGGTGAGACTATCACGCCGGCATTGCAAACAGGGGATCTTATTGTGGTCTTATCCGGATCAGGAAAGACAAGAACCATTGTGGAAATTGTCCAGACGGCAAAAGAGATTGGAGGACGGATTTCTCTTATCACTTCAAACCCAGACTCTCCGATTGGAAAAATCTCTGATACAAAAGTTATCATTGAAAACTACCGTGACAGCATTCCTGATGAGAGTAAGGAGTACGATACCAGACAGATGCTTGGTGAGCACCGGTCATTTGCCCCGCTTGGAACTCTGTTTGAGACAGCAGCGATGACCTTTTGTGATGCTGTTATATCACGGCTGATGGAAATCACACAGACGGATGAGTCAGAACTCAAAGACCGGCATGCAAATATCGAGTGA